The Altererythrobacter sp. Root672 genome includes a window with the following:
- the ahcY gene encoding adenosylhomocysteinase, whose protein sequence is MEPRLRLHPKAQECCTVATAAVVEQDYIVQDISQADYGRAEIAIAETEMPGLMALREEFGASQPLKGARITGSLHMTIQTAVLIETLVALGAEVRWATCNIFSTQDHAAAAIAAQGIPVFAIKGESLADYWDYVGRIFDWGDDSTCNIILDDGGDATMFALWGARVEAGEALFEPSNAEEIEFVRALNAYLKAKPGYLTKTVQAIRGVSEETTTGVHRLYSLAKQGKLPFPAINVNDSVTKSKFDNLYGCKESLVDAIRRATDVMLAGKVACVAGFGDVGKGSADSLRNGGARVMVTEIDPICALQAAMEGYEVVTMEEAVKRCDIFVTATGNEDVITAEHMKAMKPMSIVCNIGHFDSEIQIAALDNYDWSEVKPGTDLVTFPDGKKIIILAKGRLVNLGCATGHPSFVMSCSFTNQVLAQIELFTKSGEYQNDVYILPKHLDEKVAALHLDKLGAKLTKLSQRQADYIGVPANGPFKADHYRY, encoded by the coding sequence ATGGAGCCCCGGCTGCGCCTTCACCCCAAAGCACAGGAGTGTTGCACCGTGGCTACCGCTGCCGTCGTTGAACAAGACTATATCGTCCAGGACATCTCTCAGGCCGACTATGGCCGGGCCGAAATCGCCATTGCCGAAACCGAGATGCCGGGCCTGATGGCTCTGCGCGAGGAATTTGGCGCTTCGCAGCCGCTCAAGGGCGCGCGGATCACCGGCTCACTGCACATGACCATCCAGACCGCCGTGCTGATCGAGACGCTCGTCGCGCTCGGCGCCGAGGTCCGTTGGGCCACCTGCAACATCTTCTCGACCCAGGACCACGCTGCTGCCGCCATCGCGGCGCAGGGTATTCCGGTGTTCGCTATCAAGGGCGAGAGCCTGGCCGATTATTGGGATTACGTCGGCAGGATCTTCGACTGGGGTGATGACTCCACTTGCAACATCATCCTCGACGACGGCGGCGATGCGACCATGTTCGCGTTGTGGGGCGCTCGCGTCGAAGCTGGCGAAGCTCTGTTCGAACCCTCCAATGCCGAGGAAATCGAGTTCGTTCGCGCGCTCAATGCTTACCTCAAGGCCAAGCCGGGCTACCTGACCAAGACGGTCCAGGCGATCCGCGGCGTGTCGGAGGAAACCACCACCGGCGTCCATCGCCTCTATAGCCTGGCCAAGCAGGGCAAGCTGCCGTTCCCGGCGATCAACGTGAACGACAGCGTGACCAAGTCGAAGTTCGACAACCTCTATGGCTGCAAGGAATCGCTGGTCGACGCGATCCGTCGCGCGACCGACGTGATGCTGGCCGGTAAGGTCGCTTGCGTCGCCGGTTTCGGTGACGTTGGCAAGGGTTCGGCCGACAGCCTCCGCAATGGCGGTGCGCGCGTGATGGTGACCGAGATCGATCCGATCTGCGCGCTCCAGGCGGCGATGGAAGGCTACGAAGTCGTGACGATGGAAGAAGCGGTCAAGCGCTGCGACATCTTCGTCACCGCGACCGGCAACGAGGACGTGATCACCGCCGAGCACATGAAGGCGATGAAGCCGATGAGCATCGTCTGCAACATCGGTCACTTCGACAGCGAGATCCAGATCGCCGCGCTCGACAACTACGATTGGTCGGAAGTGAAGCCGGGCACCGACCTGGTCACTTTCCCGGACGGCAAGAAGATCATCATTCTCGCCAAGGGTCGCCTGGTGAACCTCGGCTGCGCCACCGGCCACCCGAGCTTCGTCATGAGCTGCAGCTTCACCAACCAGGTGCTGGCGCAGATCGAGCTCTTCACCAAGAGCGGCGAATACCAGAACGACGTCTACATCCTGCCCAAGCACCTCGACGAGAAGGTCGCTGCGCTGCACCTCGACAAGCTCGGCGCCAAGCTGACCAAGCTGAGCCAGCGCCAGGCCGACTACATCGGCGTGCCGGCAAATGGGCCGTTCAAGGCCGACCATTACCGCTATTGA
- a CDS encoding carboxymuconolactone decarboxylase family protein, producing the protein MTKRLNPYTAAPELMKAWLAHSTEVAESGLEKPLVELVKIRASQINGCANCLNMHTFEARQAGETEQRLALLSAWEEAPCFSDRERAALAWTDHLTLVAKKRAPAHVYARLDELFSKEEQVKLTLMINVINGWNRLAVAFELFDPGLGWKA; encoded by the coding sequence ATGACGAAACGCCTTAATCCCTACACCGCCGCGCCGGAACTCATGAAGGCCTGGCTTGCCCACTCGACCGAGGTTGCCGAAAGCGGGCTTGAGAAGCCCTTGGTCGAGCTCGTGAAAATTCGCGCCTCCCAGATCAACGGCTGCGCGAATTGCCTTAACATGCATACATTTGAGGCGCGCCAGGCCGGGGAGACCGAACAGCGGCTCGCTCTGCTGAGTGCGTGGGAAGAAGCGCCGTGCTTCAGCGACCGCGAACGTGCCGCGCTGGCCTGGACCGATCATCTCACACTGGTTGCCAAGAAGCGCGCGCCTGCCCACGTCTATGCCCGACTGGACGAGCTGTTCAGCAAGGAAGAACAAGTGAAGCTGACCCTGATGATCAACGTGATCAATGGCTGGAACCGGCTCGCGGTTGCTTTCGAATTGTTCGATCCGGGGCTAGGCTGGAAGGCATGA
- a CDS encoding sigma-70 family RNA polymerase sigma factor, with the protein MNEAAAQFEALRPRLLRVAYRMLGSMGDAEDVVQDAWIRWQAADRAVVRTPEAFLRRVVTRLCLDQLKSARTQREDYVGTWLPDPVVEADDVEDVTLPLMLALDRLSPLERAAFLLHDVFGESFEQIGDTLGRDAAACRQLASRAREHVRAEKPRFPVDRAHGMEIAEAFFAASREGDTARLGTMLATDVGFYSDGGGKRPAVARVMRGVGEVARTYAALARLTRGYRGALIRFAFVNGLPGFITREADGVLQTTALVIEEGKVRAIYVMRNPDKLQHLESALH; encoded by the coding sequence ATGAACGAGGCCGCCGCTCAGTTCGAGGCATTGAGGCCACGGCTCTTGCGCGTTGCCTATCGTATGCTCGGCTCGATGGGCGATGCCGAAGACGTGGTGCAAGACGCGTGGATACGCTGGCAGGCGGCAGATCGCGCAGTCGTGCGTACGCCCGAAGCTTTCCTGCGCCGCGTGGTCACACGGCTGTGTCTCGACCAACTCAAATCGGCGAGGACGCAGCGCGAAGATTACGTTGGAACCTGGCTGCCCGACCCGGTGGTGGAGGCCGATGATGTGGAAGACGTGACACTTCCGCTCATGCTCGCACTCGATCGGCTCTCCCCGCTGGAACGCGCGGCCTTCCTGCTTCACGACGTCTTCGGCGAGAGCTTCGAGCAGATCGGAGACACCCTCGGCCGCGATGCCGCCGCGTGCCGCCAACTCGCCAGCCGGGCCCGCGAGCACGTGAGAGCAGAAAAGCCGCGCTTTCCTGTCGACCGCGCCCACGGGATGGAGATCGCCGAGGCCTTCTTCGCCGCCTCGCGCGAAGGCGACACCGCACGGCTCGGGACGATGTTGGCGACGGACGTCGGGTTCTATTCGGACGGCGGCGGCAAGCGGCCAGCCGTGGCTCGCGTGATGCGAGGGGTCGGCGAGGTAGCACGGACTTACGCGGCCCTCGCCCGGCTGACTCGCGGCTATAGGGGGGCGCTGATCCGCTTTGCTTTTGTAAATGGCCTTCCCGGCTTCATCACGCGCGAAGCTGACGGCGTGCTGCAGACTACGGCGCTCGTGATCGAAGAAGGCAAGGTCCGGGCCATCTATGTCATGCGCAACCCCGACAAGCTCCAGCATCTGGAAAGCGCGCTTCATTAG
- a CDS encoding peroxiredoxin — translation MTISKGDKLPDVTLVKVTENGPEKVQSGEYFAGKKVALFSVPGAFTPTCSVKHLPGFVEKAAELKAKGVDEIVGTAVNDAFVLGAWNKASGSSDITMLADGNGDFAEAIGLTMDGSGFGMGKRAQRYSMIVNDGVVEELNVEAPGDFKVSSAEHILGQL, via the coding sequence ATGACAATTTCCAAGGGCGACAAGCTGCCTGACGTAACGCTGGTCAAGGTAACCGAGAACGGACCTGAGAAGGTTCAGAGCGGCGAGTACTTCGCCGGCAAGAAGGTTGCGCTGTTCTCCGTGCCGGGTGCGTTCACCCCGACTTGCTCGGTCAAGCACCTGCCGGGCTTCGTCGAGAAGGCCGCCGAACTCAAGGCCAAGGGCGTCGACGAGATCGTCGGTACCGCGGTGAACGATGCTTTCGTGCTTGGCGCATGGAACAAGGCATCGGGTTCATCGGACATTACCATGCTCGCGGACGGTAACGGCGACTTCGCAGAAGCGATCGGCCTGACGATGGACGGCAGCGGCTTCGGCATGGGCAAGCGCGCCCAACGCTACTCGATGATCGTCAACGATGGCGTGGTCGAGGAGCTCAATGTCGAAGCGCCGGGTGACTTCAAAGTCAGCAGCGCCGAGCATATCCTCGGACAGCTCTAA